DNA sequence from the Bacteroidota bacterium genome:
GCTGGTGATCTCGCATCTGTCGAGATTTGCAGAAGCGATGAAGTTGCCGCCGCGGGAAATGTGTGTGAGGAACTTCGCCTTCACTTTCGAAACGCCATCATCCGTCGGGAAGGGACGCAGCCACGAACGAGGAAAATCGACATGCACCGCAAGCCGCAAATCCTTGAAGCCCTTGCAGTCAAGCGTCACGACACAGCCCGAATCGGCGGCAGAGGAAGCAAGGAATCGGAACCCCCACGAATCGCCGGATGTGTAGCCGAGATCATTCGGCAGATACAATTGAATGTTCCCGTCACCGCCGATACCTGTCGGCGAGAAGCAGATGTTGCGCGCGCCGAGGCTCAGCGCAATGTCAGCTCCCCAATCAGGCATCGGGTACGACATTGCCATGTTCATGTACGCGGCAGTCGGCTTGAACACCATGCCGATAATGCCGACAACGTAGCGCTGACCCGCAATTTCTTTATCCAATCCAATCGGCAACGTCAGCGGGGCAACGCCCCCAAGAGCGCTGACGAGTCGCGTCGCATCGCTGGCAATCGCATGAATCGTTGAGATCTTTTGTGGCGTGAGACCCAACGCGGAGCCGAGTCCGTTGGCTTCTGCTTCGGTGAGCGGGGAGTTTTCCGTCTGCTCGGCCGTGACTTCGCCGTCGAACACTTCTTTCAAACTGTTAACTTTAAGTCCCGTAAACTTGACTTTCAAGTTCGCCTTGAACATCGGGATCTTGATCTCTCCCTTGCCGGAGAGATTGGCCGCCCCGCCTGAAACCTCTGTAAGCATCAGGTTGAACTTGCCGATCTTTACGGTATCGCCCTGAACAAATGGTATTGAAGCGGGAGTCGTGTTCGTCGGAGCCGGCGCGCTGCACACATCGCGACACTCGCCGCCTCCGGCAACGGTACCCGGAGCGTACTTGAATTTGTACGCTGGTGTTGTCGACGTATCGACTGTACACTGCACGCCGTCTTTGCGGACGAGATTCCTGTCGTACTTCAAATCGAATTTCCAGACGTACCAATTGCCCGCTTCCGGCGTGAAGGAGAATTGCGGGTCGCTTCCGCTCATCTTCACTTCAAGACGCGAGTTCATCGAATCGATTTCCGTCAAACCCAACGTTGTCGCGGAGACATTGAAACCGAGCAGGAATGTCGGCGTCCGTCCCATCACCGTCGTCATCACTTCGCTGGAATCATTCATCTTCCATACGCGCAAACGTCCCTGCGTCAGCCGGTTGAAGTTGAGGGCCGGACTCGCGTTCACGACAAACTTCGGCTTCTCGCTGCTTGTGAGTACAACGCCCGCCTCCGGCGTATGCACTACCATGCGAATGCATTCACTCGGCGGAATGGGCGGCGGCGGGGGAGGTGGCGGCGGAATCTGCGTTCCTTTGTACACGAATGTGAAAATCTGGCTTCTGCCGTTGTTCGTTGTTGCGGGGTAGTCATTCTGGTCAAGAACTTGTATTTGCCACGCGTAGCGTTTCCCCTGAACCAACGCTTGTGCGGCAATCGGATACACGAGACTCGTTATTGCGAGGTTCAAATCTTCATAGTGGGGATTGTTGGACGCCAACGCTTGCGCGGGGACCTGTCCCTGCAGCACTTCCACTATTCTGAGTTGGTATCGAAGCGTGAATGTCGGCGGAACGGTGACGGGAGTCCAGGAAAAAATCGGATACTGCGGCGCGACGGAATCCTGATTGGCGGGTGAAATCAGTTGCGGCGGGTCGGGATAGACGATGGTGAACACCTGCGAGCAGATGTTTTGGAGAATCATCCCTCCACTCGCGTTTCGTATATCCACGCATGCAATGTACTCTCCTTCCGGCAACCTGCCGCTCCGAATGGCCTGCTGACGAATCGACGCGTCGTACGTGACATTCTGAAGAGAAAGGAATTGCGTGTTGTTAAGGATGGTCGAAGGACCGGGCATGAGTGTCTGCGGACTGCTTGTGCCGGTGATAATCGGCGCCCCACCCGCACGGCGGGTAATCCGCAAGTCGATGGTCACTTGCTGCCCGCCGAGATTGGTAAGCGTCAGGAATCCTATCGAAGGATTTGTTTGCCATTCGCCGGGATAAGGGGAAGGGAAAGGTTGAACGAAGAGTGTTGCGCCGGGTATCGTCTGCGCGCTTGCGGCAAAAGGAATCGTGCAACAACACAGAACTGCCAGCAGAATTGAAAGAGTTCTTGACCGGAACTTCATCTCAACCTCCTATGTGATGGATGCCCAAAGAACTGAAACCCCCGTGTCGTCTTTGTCAATATCGCCGGGCGGCCCCACAGGTAGGCCGGGCGACAAGGAGCTTGGCCCGCACAAATGCAGGCGGGTACCAAGCTATGAAGTTAATCCGTATGAAGCCTTCTCACGAAACCAGTCCGGGGAGTGTGGCGGACTCAATGCTGTGTTGTTACGAAATGAATTGCCGGGAACGTAATGCGGCAATATATATGAGACCAGTACCGGGGGATATATAACGAAATCTCAAGGACTTAAGCAAGATACAGAGATGGGAAACTTCCGGGATTGAAGCGGATGCTCACTTCCCCTTCTTCTTCAGAAAAGCCCTGTTGTTCTCCTTCAACAACGCCGCCAACACTTTCGTGTCAACATCTGCAAGCTTCTTGAAACGGACGCAACTTCTGCCGATACTCGCCTTCGGCAGTTTTGCTTTGTACGATTCGGCGATGTAGCCGTTGTTGGTGGACATACAAGCATAGAGTGAGATGTAGTTCTTCTGGCTTGCAAGCGCAATCGAAACCCAATCCCCTTCCCTGCCTGAAGGATATTTGTAATGGAACTTCCCGTACCCGATCATGCCGTAAAAGATCATCGGCTTGAGGCCGGTGGTTTTCTGAATCAACTTGTTCAGCTCGGCAAGCTCGGATTTTCTCGGCTCTGCCAGCCCGTTGATATACTCGCGGGGAGTTTTGGCTTTGGAATTTCCTTTCATAAAGATCTCCTTTGGATTGATCAAAAACTCGTTGTCAAGAGACAAGCAGAGAGCCGAACAGGTGAGCCGTATTTTTCACCTCAACCACGCCATCACCGTCATGACAATCCCCGCAAAGTACAATGTACCGAAAATGGTTTTGTTGTACCGGGCGAGCCATTCCGGTAAATAAATGTCAAAGTTGTCGCGCCGATCATCTGTATGCCGTGCGGCAACGGCAGTCAGCGGACAGGCCCATGAGTTGAAGACGATCACCATCACCTCGACAAAAACAATCCCGATCAACGCAAAAGCAACGGTGAGTTTGCCGGCGTACGCTGCAATCGGAATTGTGACGATGCAGGCGGCAAAAAAAGCCCAAATGACTGTATGCAGCATCTTGATGGCGTGCAGAGAATCGAGTTTGATCATTGAGTTCTTTATGAAGGTGAACTTCATGAGCGGCCAGCCGCACGGGAGAACCGGATACTGCCTGTACCGGCCCTGCGCCGGGGAAATCTCCATTACGAATGGCGGAAGAAATAATCGGAAAAAAGCAAATGGCAAGCAAGAAATGCTAAAAACTTTCGCGGGAGACTGTGAGACGAATGCAAAATCTTGTATCTTGTACCGTTCAAGGTTCACACAATTCAACGATTCATCCGACACGCATGAAAATCGCATATCTCGATACCATCGCGGGCATTGCCGGCGACATGACGCTTGCGGCATTCGTTAACGCGGGAATGCCGCTCGACGAACTCTCCTCCGAACTGAAGAAGCTTCCTCTCAACGGCTTCGAGCTGATCGGCAGGCATGTGATGCGCAACTCCATCAGTGCCGTGCATATCGACGTTGCCATCTCTCACACACCGCATTATCACCGCCATCTCAAAGACATCAATGCCATCATTGATGGCAGCACGTTATCGCAACGAGTAAAGGAAGATGCGAAATCGATCTTTCACGTCATAGGCGAAGCGGAGGCAAAGGTTCACAACACAACGTTGGAAAAGATTCATTTCCATGAAGTTGGCGCGCTGGATTCAATAGTCGATATCGTCGGCGTTGCGATATGCCTCGAGAAATTCGGAATCGAGAGAGTCTATACATCACCTGTCCGGCTCGGCAGCGGCGGGTTGGTCAAAACGCAGCATGGCGTTATGCCGACACCGGCTCCGGCGACGATGGAAATACTGAGAAACTATCCGACGGTCTTAACCGACATCCCGGAAGAGTTGACTACGCCGACCGGCGCAGGAATCGTGAAGGCGCTGTCGGCGGGAGTGCTGGATGATGAAGAGATTCATGCAGAAACGATCGGCTACGGGTCGGGCACAAAAGAATTCGCGCAAATTCCCAACCTGCTCCGCATCGTTATTGGCGAGCTTGAATCACACACCGGGCACGAGCAGATTGTCACCGTCGAAACCAATATCGACGATATGAACCCGCAAGTCTATCCCTATCTTATCGACAAGCTCATCGAAGCCGGCGCGCATGACGCTTATCTAATTCCGATAATTATGAAGAAGGGACGTCCCGGTATTCTGCTTTCTGTGATGACGGGGAAATCGCGTCTCGAAACAATCACGCACATCATCTATAAGGAAACGTCCACTATCGGGCTGCGGATTCAGGAGATCGGGAGAAGAAGATTGCCGCGTGAGCATGTGGAAGTTCAGACACAATTCGGGCCCGTGAAAGCAAAAGCCGTCACGCGTAACGGATCTGTCACCCTCTCGCCGGAGTTTGAGGAATGCCGTCGGATTGCCGGCGAGCGCGGAATACCGCTTCTCCGGGTTCAGGAGGAACTGCTGAGGGAATTTTCTTCGCGAAAATCCTGACAAGCGCTTGCCTCTGGCTTTCCCCGCGCGTATCTTTGTAAGGCAAAGCCCGTAGCGTTGCTGTGTGCGGTGGTCGGCAGTGCCCGGTATACTCCCGCCGAAGCATCAAAACCTGCGTTCGAAATCCAACACATTTCCATCACATTACGTAAGGAGACACCATGAACATTGTCAAACAATTGCGGAGGAGTGCAGCCGTTGCGATAGCGGGAGCTCTGGTCGTT
Encoded proteins:
- a CDS encoding DUF1801 domain-containing protein, producing the protein MKGNSKAKTPREYINGLAEPRKSELAELNKLIQKTTGLKPMIFYGMIGYGKFHYKYPSGREGDWVSIALASQKNYISLYACMSTNNGYIAESYKAKLPKASIGRSCVRFKKLADVDTKVLAALLKENNRAFLKKKGK
- the larC gene encoding nickel pincer cofactor biosynthesis protein LarC, giving the protein MKIAYLDTIAGIAGDMTLAAFVNAGMPLDELSSELKKLPLNGFELIGRHVMRNSISAVHIDVAISHTPHYHRHLKDINAIIDGSTLSQRVKEDAKSIFHVIGEAEAKVHNTTLEKIHFHEVGALDSIVDIVGVAICLEKFGIERVYTSPVRLGSGGLVKTQHGVMPTPAPATMEILRNYPTVLTDIPEELTTPTGAGIVKALSAGVLDDEEIHAETIGYGSGTKEFAQIPNLLRIVIGELESHTGHEQIVTVETNIDDMNPQVYPYLIDKLIEAGAHDAYLIPIIMKKGRPGILLSVMTGKSRLETITHIIYKETSTIGLRIQEIGRRRLPREHVEVQTQFGPVKAKAVTRNGSVTLSPEFEECRRIAGERGIPLLRVQEELLREFSSRKS